The Phocoena sinus isolate mPhoSin1 chromosome 17, mPhoSin1.pri, whole genome shotgun sequence genome contains a region encoding:
- the GPR20 gene encoding G-protein coupled receptor 20, whose translation MPSASSAGPLAMAAPNATAAAAAWTNVSTPEMPLFHLFAVLDGELHAAFPGLWLALMAVHGVIFLVGLVLNGLALYVFGCRTQAKTPSVIYTINLVVTDLLVGLSLPTRFAVFYGTRGCLRCALPHVFGYFLNMHCSILFLTCICVDRYLAIVQPDGGRRWRQPACARAVCAFVWLAAGTVTLSVLGVTATGGPCCRVFALTVLEFLLPLLVISIFTGRIMCALSRPGLLRQGRQRRMRAMQLLLTVLVIFLVCFTPFHARQVAVALWPDVPHHTSLVVYHVAVTLSSLNSCMDPIVYCFVTSSFQTTVRGLFHQRGAGCEPKSCNVVGTRKSSKNSAHRHILGARPRALTQALANGPEA comes from the coding sequence ATGCCCTCCGCGTCTTCCGCAGGGCCCTTGGCCATGGCTGCCCCCAATGCcacagcggcagcggcagcgtgGACTAATGTCAGCACGCCGGAGATGCCCCTGTTCCACCTGTTTGCTGTGCTGGACGGGGAGCTGCACGCCGCCTTCCCAGGCCTGTGGCTGGCACTGATGGCAGTGCATGGCGTCATCTTCCTGGTGGGGCTGGTGCTCAACGGGCTGGCGCTGTACGTCTTCGGCTGCCGCACCCAGGCCAAGACACCGTCGGTCATCTACACCATCAACCTGGTGGTGACTGACCTGCTGGTGGGCCTGTCCCTGCCCACGCGCTTTGCTGTCTTCTACGGCACCCGCGGCTGCCTGCGCTGCGCCCTCCCGCACGTCTTTGGCTACTTCCTCAACATGCACTGCTCCATCCTCTTCCTCACCTGCATCTGCGTGGACCGCTACCTGGCCATCGTGCAGCCCGACGGTGGCCGCCGCTGGCGCCAGCCTGCCTGCGCCAGAGCCGTGTGCGCCTTTGTGTGGCTGGCTGCCGGCACCGTGACCCTGTCCGTGCTGGGCGTGACGGCCACCGGCGGGCCCTGCTGCCGCGTCTTTGCACTGACCGTCCTGGAGTTCCTGCTGCCACTGCTGGTCATTAGCATATTCACCGGCCGCATCATGTGTGCGCTGTCACGGCCGGGCCTGCTGCGCCAGGGCCGCCAGCGCCGCATGCGGGCCATGCAGCTGTTGCTCACCGTGCTCGTCATCTTCCTCGTCTGCTTCACGCCCTTCCACGCCCGCCAGGTGGCTGTGGCGCTGTGGCCCGACGTGCCGCACCACACCAGCCTCGTGGTCTACCATGTGGCAGTGACCCTCAGCAGCCTCAACAGCTGCATGGACCCCATCGTCTACTGCTTCGTCACCAGCAGCTTCCAGACCACCGTCCGTGGCCTCTTCCACCAGCGTGGAGCGGGGTGCGAGCCCAAGAGCTGCAACGTGGTCGGCACGCGCAAGAGCTCCAAGAACTCGGCTCACCGTCACATCCTCGGCGCCAGACCTCGAGCCCTCACGCAGGCCCTGGCTAATGGGCCTGAGGCTTAG
- the LOC116742257 gene encoding vegetative cell wall protein gp1-like: MSPGPTPSPDPGPTPSPDPGPTLSPDTGPMLSPDPGPMLSPDPGPMLSPDPGPTPSPDPGPTPSPDPGPTVSPDPGPTPSPDPGPTPSPDPGPTPSPDPGPTPSPDPGPTPSPDPGPMPSPDPGPTLSPDPGPTPSPDPGPTLSPDPSARELGGGALTGPYCSCVTSGLASPPSDHDGYKGAPMEGRVENTKVHPCPTWPVTEVGPPGRVGSTAKLGRAGANPRRAGGSGDRLLPLSQARGPSPHSVGPRDLCQVPRPPFSSTKSRPSISP, encoded by the exons ATGAGTCCTGGTCCCACGCCGAGCCCCGACCCTGGTCCCACGCCGAGCCCCGATCCTGGTCCCACGCTGAGCCCCGACACTGGTCCCATGCTGAGCCCCGACCCTGGTCCCATGCTGAGCCCCGACCCTGGTCCCATGCTGAGCCCCGACCCTGGTCCCACGCCGAGCCCCGACCCTGGTCCCACGCCGAGCCCCGACCCTGGTCCCACGGTGAGCCCCGACCCTGGTCCCACGCCGAGCCCCGACCCTGGTCCCACGCCGAGCCCCGACCCTGGTCCCACGCCGAGCCCCGACCCTGGTCCCACGCCGAGCCCCGATCCTGGTCCCACGCCGAGCCCCGACCCTGGTCCCATGCCGAGCCCCGACCCTGGTCCCACTCTGAGCCCCGACCCTGGTCCCACGCCGAGCCCCGACCCTGGTCCCACGCTGAGCCCCGACCCCTCGGCCCGTGAGTTGGGAGGTGGAGCGCTCACTGGTCCTTACTGCAG CTGCGTGACCTCAGGCCTCGCTTCCCCTCCATCAGACCACGATGGTTACAAGGGTGCCCCCATGGAGGGCCGTGTGGAGAACACCAAAGTGCACCCCTGCCCGACCTGGCCAGTCACAG AGGTCGGGCCACCTGGGCGGGTGGGCTCCACAGCCAAGCTGGGCAGAGCCGGTGCGAATCCCAGGAGGGCCGGTGGGAGCGGTGACAGGCTCCTGCCCCTCAGCCAGGCCAG GGGCCCCTCCCCGCACTCCGTGGGGCCTCGGGACCTCTGCCAAGTCCCCAGGCCCCCCTTCAGCAGCACCAAAAGCCGCCCCTCCATCTCACCCTAG